The genomic stretch ctttgtgtttcagtctgATCTGATATTGGTTAGTGGGCACACCCGGCTTGGTTTGCTGCTGCCCTCACCTGCGCTACTGCTCCCCAGCATCATGGTGGGGCTGACAGAGGTGCGCCCCAGCCTGATTggtgtggatgtgggtgtgggcgtggctgaTTGTCCTGACATGCCGTCCCATTCGCCCGCCTGCGGGGGCTCCTTGCCACCATGGTGACCCCCCCTGTCCCTGCCCTCGTGACGGGGTAGCGTGTCCGTGCTGTGACTCCTGCTCTTGACctcacctgcaaaaaaaaagtgacagagcAGTGTGAGTCATAGAGAGGAGTCAATATCAGTGTGAGTCACAAGGAGGGAGCAGTATCCTTCAAATATCTAAACATTCAAATCAAAAGTATACTTTTAATATGttacaaaatatacagtgtACTACAAAATATATTCAACCCGTATGTGTGCGTATTTGCTTGTATAGGAAACAGTTACTGCCTCTATTTTACAGAGGGCAAAGCACTATGAGGATGGCCTACAAATTCAATTGGGCCTTCAAATCTGGGAGATAAGAGAGAGATTGAATGTGGTGAGAGCAGTGCAGGGGTTATGTCCACAGCAAGGACTATAAAGCAGAGAGAAGAGAACCAGATCAACAGAACCTCCTAGATAAGGAAGTGTGAAGGACTCAAGGAATGCCAAAGCTGCTTATCTGGTCAATATTACACAATATCTGTGACTGAATGAAAGTTCTCTtttatcctcctgagacccaacAGAAAAAGTTCAAGTATGTACATTTCTGACGTAATACGTAATAATttttgatgacaaaaacatgttacagtaaaaatattttcaaaaattacattttatttgtattgagtGTCCCTTGTAGCacaggtttcagcatagtagaatatatgatTCTTGAGATTAAAACCAGAGGCTCAGACCAAAGACACATGTCCCTTACTGAGGACAAAAATGAGTTGCTTTGTCTTAAGAGGATACAGCATTCACTGAAACGGTAATGGTGTCGGAAAGGGGCCAAGCCCATATCCCTGCCCTGTCAATATAACTCTCCCCATGACTAACTTTTATACTCCATTAGCAAGCTCATTCATTATGTCCTTCAAGTGCTCCGAAAGCATTAAAGAAATTACTCTGTTAACAGATGAAagcttttcaattatttttgctGCCAAGTCTATCAATGCTAATAACCTTTCCAAGGTCCACACAATCAGCCAGACACTGCAggaatgtgtatgtgcatatggaGATGAGAGACACAGACTATaggcatctgtgtgtgtgaaactacgaatgggtgcgtgtgtgtgtgtgtctgtctgtgtgtgtctgtgtgcatgcgtgtgtgcgtgtgtatgtctgtgtggctgtttgcgtgcgtgtacttgtgtgtgtgtgtgtgtgtctgtctgtgtgtgtgcgtgcgtgtacttgtgtgtgtgtgtgtgcacactaaGTGCAGAATCTGGCACAGTCAGGGCAATGCAAAGCTATGACAGGTCTTCGGTGTGAAAAATCCACCTGacagcacagctgagacacGGAGTGCTGCAGGTGTGACTAAGCACCCAGCTGATGAACACAGAATCATTAATATTGACAGTGACAATGTTAATAATGTGTTAATAGTAGCTCCTTAGTGGCAAAATAGAAGCTTCTTAATGGTAAAGTTGTGTAGCTTTGCTCCTCACGCCCTCTCAACTAACTGGTTCAAGGCATTTTTATTAATCGGTGATATAAAATCAAGGAACAAAGACAGGGCTATTCTAACCTGAACATTGGACCTGAAGTCACATGCATAATATTGATGTCTCtccatgtgtgtttatgggtttGTCTATGTTCTTTTGAGTTTTGGTGCCTTGCTTtattcctgtgtttgtgtatgtgtgtattttgttttctctttgtcagtatgtgtgtgtgtgtttgactgcatAGCAGAAGGACCCATTGACAGAACGAGGCATGGGAAATGCATTGTTCGCTTTATAATTTGGCTTCCTGACAGCACACAAGCTCTGATGGATTAGCAGCTGACAGTCGCTACATGCAGAGTTCATCAGACATACATCTACATGCTCCGCCAAAACACAGCTGTGATTGCAGGTCCCtgacaggctgacagacagacagacatatggCCAGACAGATGGGTAAACAAGcatttctatctctctctctctctctctctctctctctctctctctctctctctctctctctctctgttttaatgtagctctgttctgtttgtgtCCCTTTGAGTGTGGTGCTGATTTATGCACTGAATTGTGTGATAAATCCAGTGAGCTCCATTCATCATGGAGTTCCTCAATattaatgttttctcttttaaatCTGTGGTCTAATTAATGAGAAATGTATCTCTTTTAAAAAGTGGATAAtttgtctttcactttaaaggttacatttagtcatttaaaggtttctgcattttcaacatttgCACTCCAATGAGTCTTGACCTATCCCGTGCTTTGATTGGATAATCTTCTGCTGTTGTCACGGCAACTCTGCACTGGATGGGAAGGCGGGCTTCACAGGAGCTGGTGTGCAAGATTAAATTTTCATTAAGACGCTGCTTCTCTGAAGGAGACTTTAAAGACCTCCCAGATTaaagagaggagagcagtgCAGGATGGGTCTGATGCAGCCCTCCGTTTGTCCTGCATTGACTGGTCCCTCCATGGGAATTATGGGGAATTTCACATTTAGTGGTACAAGAGAACATGTGCATGAGCTAGGTGCTGCTATACAATTTAATGGCCTTTATCAGTCTTTAAACAGCACTGTGTATGCTCCAGTTCACTTTCACTAGTTAAAATACTGCTGTTCTCTTTCAATAATGACATCCAGAACAATATCGTTGTTTAAAACGTCAAAACAATTTGGAGCTAATGGTTGATTCACACCTCACCTAAATTAGTTCTGTATCTAACTGTGCATACTGAACTGTGCTGTATAGGTTAAGTTGTGAGCTCTGGAGAAAGTTTTCTGCTTAGGCAATCATTAATGTACTGTTAAAAGATGGATACATAATTATATGCAAACATGGTAGAATGCTATAGATAATATGttgtacaatatatatgtaaCTGTAAAGCAACATGAGTGAAAGAGGAAGTAATTGTGGAATATTTAGATACGATGTGCAGTAGTATATTAAGATATTAAAATGTACTCCTCATGTTTCCTGTGGCGTTCAGCTCAGAGGGACGCTGTACTCACTCTCGGCGGGCTCCTTGGACTTCCTGCCGCTGGAGGACTTCTTGAGCATGTTGCGGCCGGTGCTGAACAGGTTGGTGAGCTCGTCCAGCGGGCTGGTGGGGGTGCGCGAGCGCGACACGTTCTGCATGGAGCCGTGGGCGCTGGAGGAGCCGGAGAGCCGGCCCCCTTCCTGAGACGCGCCCTTGGCCGAGTGCGGCACCGCGGAGGCGCTGCGCGGCATGCCGCCCGTCGCCACGGCGTCGTAGGGCGGCGGTCGCTTCAGGCTGAGCGGCGTGAGCGAGCGGCCCATGCTGACGGGCGAGGGGCAGGCCGAGTGGCTCCGCGGGTACCCGTGGGCCGAGGCCGACGACTTGTAGAGGGTGGACGGGAGCGGCGGGGCGGAGGAGCGGCCCGAGGCCGTGAtggtgggcgtggccggcgGCTCCTTCTCCGCTTTGCGGTGAGAGGAGGGCTGCGATTCGCCGCCGGACTTGATGTAGGACACGTTCTCCAGCACGGGCAGCTTAGTCACGTCCAGGGGGGTGAGCGGGGACTCGTCCGAGTTGGGGGAGCactgggcgggggcgggggggaacaCCAGCAGCGGGGGCCGGTGAGACAGCAGgttggggaagggggcggggatGTCGCACAGTGAGCCCCGGGGCGTGGCGGCCCGCGTGACCTCCAGGTCGGGGATGGTGGGCGTGGAGCACTGGGAGGAGCAGCCCACCGGCTCCCACCTGGGCTCCTGGGCCAGGTCCTCCAGGGCGGGGTACTTCATCTCCTCGTACACGGCCTCGCCCGGCTCCTCCTCGTCCCGCTGGAACTCCCGCAGGATGTTGCCCACCATCTCGATGTAGACGGGCTCGTCCTCGTCCGTGTCGCGGGTGGGGCTCTGCGTCTGCGACGAGGACTTCTCCCGCTGGGGCGTCCTCTTGCTGCCGTGGTTCCTGATGTAGGACTCGTCGAAGGAGGTGCTCAGCTGGGTGTTGGGGTTCCGTTTGGGCTTCGGGGGAGGGACCCTCCTGAGGTCCTCGCTGCAGGGCCGGGACCTGCCTGACACTGAAGGGGAGACATGgtgagcacagaaacacagaaaatgagcGTCAAGGCTGACTGTAACATGTCAACTGATTACAGTCAAAACAGATGTCGTCTGTGAATGAAGAGGACCAGGTTAGTTCTAGTTTGTCTTCAGTATTTGCATATGTTTCATTCAGTCTTaaccttattttatttaagactgttattttattaatacttgGACAGAAGGAAATTAATCCTTATCCAGGAATGAGAACAAGTGCTTCACTGCAGCTAAATAAAGCCAAGCAGTGGTACTTGACATTCATGTCAGTGCAGCCTATATTATCTGAGAGAAGTCAGTAAGTTTTTGAAATGACCTCCAGGACAAAGTGTTACAGCTGGACGTACTAAGCACACATCGAGCTAAAGACACTTGGCCTTGCCAAGCTGATTCATAGATGTTTAGTGATAGCCTTTAAGGGCAAGCAATTTTCACATATAAAGCAAATGTGTCTGATAACAGACGTCTTATCATCTTATGatattttctctcattttattaCAAACACAGGACAGACTGATGCTACAACTGATCTTCTAAAGCTGAGAGAAAGCACTGGCCACAGTCTATAGGAATTACTAAGCTGAGCGTATATTTTCTGTGGAAACGAACTTCAGCTGGTTCGTAattaaatgacataaaattaTGCACTTGCACAGGAAATAAAACTCTGCATTGACTTCGGCCACTGCAGTGTGCACATCCCTCCTGGCCAAACCGAAATGTTCGCACACCAACGTAAATGCGGAGATTGGTTGCAATTGGTCTAAAATATCACATGGGTGACTGTGCTGGCGGCATCTTGTCCCTACAGTCTATGGTCTTGTCTCCTTGTCTAATGAACGAGTGACCAAACATACCATCTTCTCTGtgttcttttcttatttttttttagtttacttTAAGTAAACTAAAGCGACTTCATTATCAACATCCATCTATTGAGGTTTATGCTACTTTACCGCAGCCACCTTAAccaatgtgagatgagcattctggcacaaaatggctgccgtgcatcacccaggtgggtgctacacattggtggtgggtgaggtgagttccccctcatcactgtaaagcactttgagtatacggaaaagtgctatataaatgcaatgattcattcattcgttgttttttttctgtgtttggtgcaGAAAACGTTGTCAACTCCGTGTTTTCCCCCTGGTCACTACAACCGCAGAATCTGAACCTGCGTGCCCCACAGGCATGGAGTGTAACTGAGCAAACGGTTGGAAGGCACAGTGAGTGTGCACACGTCTGTGTGCGGCACCGTGTTCGGCTGTGGTTCCATTTTGACCAAGTTCGCCTTTGTATTCGAGCACACGCACCCAGCTTCACAGTGGGCGCATTTCCCTTTGGGGGCGTAGCCACACTGTTGTGCGTCACTGCTAGTACACGTTTGCAGTGGGACTTTCAGCTGAGTAGCTGTGTGAgtgctctgtgcgtgtgtgtgtgctgcgtgtgtgtgctgtgtgtgtgctgcgtgtgtgtgctgtgtgtgtgctgtgtgtgtgcgctgcgtgtgtgtgtgctgtgtgtgtgctgtgcgtgtgtgtgctgtgcgtgtgcgctgcgtgtgcgtgtgctgtgcgtgtgtgtgtgctgtgcgtgtgcgctgcgtgtgtgtgtgctgtgcgtgtgtgtgtgctgtgtgtgtgtgtgctgtgtgactgcGCTGTGGGGCTGCAGGCACGCAGcatgtgggaggggggaggggggagcacggaggggagggggatctAGGTCAGTTGTGCTTCATGAATGAATTCTGCACTGAATAATTAGCCCACAGTCGGTAGCTCCATATAACCCTGTATCCTCTCAATGAAGAACGCACAGATCTGTCCCTGGTCTCTTGCCCCTGATTGGAGAAGCTGTAAGGAGGCGGTCCCATGGGTGGTTTTGCGTAACTTCTGTGGGCCTGCGCTAGATAATGCTGCTGTGGCACTACGGAAGACCAGCTTGCTTTACTtgtgtgatgacatcatcctACTCACAGGGAGTCAAGCAGagaccctccccctccccctcagcacCAGTACTGAATGACAGAATGGGAGCACATCTGAGCACAGACAGAAGGTACCGGAGTCTGTGCATACCTTCAGATAGCAGGTGATGAGGTCTACGCACAGTCAGGCAGAATGTGCTGGGGTCTGTGCTTACCCAGACAGCATTCTGCACATAAAGACTGACAGAAGGTGCTTGTGTCTGCTGGCAGAGAAATGGAGAGCTACTGTTCTGTGCGGAATCTCAGCCTGGCATATAATTTACatgaattcatttaaaagaTGAGTCAACACAAAGGTAACTTGCTCATTGAGAACATACTAGGGCCTGTATGTGAGCCTGTCACTGCACGTGTCtatgtgtgcaagcgtgtgtgtgggcgggcaGGCGGGGGACTGCATGTTCCATTACATGTATAAATAGGTCCTGACAGGGGTGTCTTGGAGTATCCACTGTCCTGAGGAAAAGAGGGGTGtcagggaggaaaggagagagatgtTTTACCCTTAGGTTACTCAGTAAAAGGGCAGGTAGAAGGTAGTGATTTTAGCCAGAATTTTAGCCTTCTTTGCTCCTCTGGCGATGCTTGCACTGAACTGCATCATGCTTAAATAAATGCGAGTTGGTGGACAAATGACTGCTGATTCAGCTGATCCATAGTCCTTTTCCCTGCAATGCACTGTACAAGCACAGGGAacactgacctgtgtgtgtgtgtgtgtgtgagactgcctgtgcatgtgtgcatgcatgtgcatgtctgtatgttgTCAGTCACACTTGTCCTTGTCCAGGTCACAGTTCTTGTTTGTCAGAGTTGAGGCTCCTTGCATTCACACTCAAGATGAAAGGCCTTGCAGTACCCTTTCTGGTCTCTAGAGGCATCAGTGCATGGCTGCAGAAAAGAGTGGATGCACAGTATTGTGCTCTGGGAGGCAGGGAAAGGGCAGCAAAGGAAGcctaaagaatatttttttatgtaaccACATCAGCATGGATATGACACATCCATTTCAATGTGAATACACATTATTTCCTCTcataaaaaacagcaaaacagagagcaggaggCAGCAGTGTCAAGAAAGAGTAAGTGCCGCAGGAAGGAACCACGTCATACAGCTGAGATAcagaactgagagagaaaaaagagggagagaggaggaaatgagaacATGCATATAGATGACGCTCGTGTGATAAAGGGGACTCCTACGTTATATGACGCTTGAGTTGAAAGATTTAGAACACAGCCATGCGTGTCAGATTCCCCCTGGCTGTTATTCAGCTCAGTGTTGGGTGGGGGGCGATCAACAGGAAAGGAGCTATAGTCAGAATATTACTGTCAGACTGCAGTGAAattacagctctctctctctctctctctctctcgcgcacgctttctctctctcttccccccccctctctctccctccccttctctctcccaggAAAGGAGCTTCAGGGAAGGTATTGCTGTCAGATTGCAGTTAGCCTATAGCATGCAGTGCACACACGTTTAGCTGACTGAGGGGGCTCTTTTCATGGTTTTGCTTTTGGCCATTAAAGGAGGACTGAAAGGTTTTACAccatgaaattaatttagcagCAGAAATGAATAAGCATCCCTATATAATTTTAAAGTAACCCTAACCAGTtgataggttttttttgttgttgcaatatTCATTCCCTTTGGCTTGGCTTTATTGTCCCTATAGAAGTGACCCCCGTGGTTCTGTATTTTGTATCT from Anguilla anguilla isolate fAngAng1 chromosome 12, fAngAng1.pri, whole genome shotgun sequence encodes the following:
- the nyap2a gene encoding neuronal tyrosine-phosphorylated phosphoinositide-3-kinase adapter 2 isoform X2, whose amino-acid sequence is MSSEEDAFSRFFQYVEDSGLRAYDGLVIQNASDIARESDRVRNETNWAYLQEKHEKRRRQEEAIKRIGEDVARGTDGGYPGKHFRMGFMTMPAPQDRLPHPCGTGFSVRSQSLHSVGGGDEDSSPNSRKQPPPKPRRDPSTKLSISSETVNTSSASGRAGKELDKSDVSGRSRPCSEDLRRVPPPKPKRNPNTQLSTSFDESYIRNHGSKRTPQREKSSSQTQSPTRDTDEDEPVYIEMVGNILREFQRDEEEPGEAVYEEMKYPALEDLAQEPRWEPVGCSSQCSTPTIPDLEVTRAATPRGSLCDIPAPFPNLLSHRPPLLVFPPAPAQCSPNSDESPLTPLDVTKLPVLENVSYIKSGGESQPSSHRKAEKEPPATPTITASGRSSAPPLPSTLYKSSASAHGYPRSHSACPSPVSMGRSLTPLSLKRPPPYDAVATGGMPRSASAVPHSAKGASQEGGRLSGSSSAHGSMQNVSRSRTPTSPLDELTNLFSTGRNMLKKSSSGRKSKEPAESEVKSRSHSTDTLPRHEGRDRGGHHGGKEPPQAGEWDGMSGQSATPTPTSTPIRLGRTSVSPTMMLGSSSAEAKAGSKLSRSAPTPGVPPPAGTPQRQAPEPPHSQVALLPWACGDSTMMETIEKKRSLCREIRARRGPEQGAERGLCKQESMPVLPSWRKSNGPKKYGPPPYSTHTTVFWDTAI
- the nyap2a gene encoding neuronal tyrosine-phosphorylated phosphoinositide-3-kinase adapter 2 isoform X1, coding for MSSEEDAFSRFFQYVEDSGLRAYDGLVIQNASDIARESDRVRNETNWAYLQEKHEKRRRQEEAIKRIGEDVARGTDGGYPGKHFRMGFMTMPAPQDRLPHPCGTGFSVRSQSLHSVGGGDEDSSPNSRKQPPPKPRRDPSTKLSISSETVNTSSASGRAGKELDKSDVSGRSRPCSEDLRRVPPPKPKRNPNTQLSTSFDESYIRNHGSKRTPQREKSSSQTQSPTRDTDEDEPVYIEMVGNILREFQRDEEEPGEAVYEEMKYPALEDLAQEPRWEPVGCSSQCSTPTIPDLEVTRAATPRGSLCDIPAPFPNLLSHRPPLLVFPPAPAQCSPNSDESPLTPLDVTKLPVLENVSYIKSGGESQPSSHRKAEKEPPATPTITASGRSSAPPLPSTLYKSSASAHGYPRSHSACPSPVSMGRSLTPLSLKRPPPYDAVATGGMPRSASAVPHSAKGASQEGGRLSGSSSAHGSMQNVSRSRTPTSPLDELTNLFSTGRNMLKKSSSGRKSKEPAESEVKSRSHSTDTLPRHEGRDRGGHHGGKEPPQAGEWDGMSGQSATPTPTSTPIRLGRTSVSPTMMLGSSSAEAKAGSKLSRSAPTPGVPPPAGTPQRQAPEPPHSQQVALLPWACGDSTMMETIEKKRSLCREIRARRGPEQGAERGLCKQESMPVLPSWRKSNGPKKYGPPPYSTHTTVFWDTAI